The DNA window CACCCTTACGATCTTTCCCAGGTCGCTGTATTCTTTGTTCAGAGCAGAATATCTTTTCTGATCCGAGATCACATCGGGCTGGATAATAAGGTCTGCTACCTCATTATATCTTTGTTTTATTGCTTCTAGTTTAGGGACTAACGATTTAGACATGATGGAAATTTTGTGGCTGCAAAGATAAGAATTATTAATTCAAATTAAAAGCCGGGTATGGGTCTGATTTATAAAGTCTTTTGGTGTGAAAATGCTTATTAACAGAAGAGGCTGCTTCAAAGCAACCTCTTTTTAAATGATGATGTAATTGGCATTAAGGAATAATCATCTTCTGGATGGCTGTCCCATTATCTGCCTTCAGGTGGACCAGATAATTCCCGGCAGGATACGCTGCCCTGAATTCATACGTTCCGTTCTCCCGGTTCAGTTTAAATGAATCCATTTTTTTGCCGCTCATGTCATAGATGACAATCCCTGCATTTTTAGCTTTATAATACACCAGTCTTGCCTGACCGTTCTTTACAGGGTTATCTGCAACCTGCAGGGAAAGCCGGTGAGCCACATTCTCATCGGTGGAAAGGGATCCGGTATAATTTCCGAAAATCCTGAATTCACCAGGCTGGAGCGTGATAGGAGCTGTAGTGGAGGTTATATTTGAAACCGTATTGTCCATGAGGTTCTGCCATGCGCCGGTATAAGGGAAATAAGGCACCACATTCTGGACAGAAGTATTGTAATTGGCCAATACCACAATATTTTTTACGCCCGCGGTGAGCAGGTTGTCATATACATAAATCCTGGTGATGAGGCCATTCTGATCATTGGAAAGGTTGTTGGATTCAATCGTATAGGTTTTTGATTTAAATACCGGATTGGAATTCCTGATGTTGATGATCTGGGCCCAGGTATTATACACGGCCTTTCTGTTGGCGTTGGTATCATAACCCAGCGTGAATGCTACAGGCTTTTCATCTGTACGGCAGTTATTGTTGATTGTACCGTCCGTACATCTGTTGATGCTGAATTCATAGCCCAGTTCCCCGAACTGCCAGATCATTTTAGGCCCGGGAATGGTAAAGAACGTGGCCCCGAAAGTCTTCATTCTTTCCAGTGCCGTATTCAGGTTTTTAACATCATAAGAACCGTTGGCAGCACCATAAGCAAGGTTTTTAAACATCAACCTTTCTTCATCATGGCTTTTCCCGTATCCTACCGCACTCATATTGGTAAATCCATGAAGGGTATGATTCATCCTGTCGTAACTGCTGTTTTCCTTGTAGCCCATTGTATTCTGGTTGTAAGGATCGGTTTGCTTATTCCACATCAGGACGCCTTTACCTTCTGCGATGCGGTAATTGGCCCATTGCTGCTCTTCTGCATCTGTTCCCAGGTGTTCAAAGATCATGTAGGAATTAGGATCAATTCCCCATTGCTTATCGGCATAGTATTTCAGGATGTCTACCCTGTCCTGCTGATACGCATTGGTACAGTTTTCATCGTTGGCCGTACAGTTCTGGGTAAATCCTTTGGTAAGGTCCCAACGGAAACCGTCGATACGGTATTCGGTAAGCCATTGCTGCAGACATCTCTCCACATAATATTTCGTGGCGGCACTTGTATGGTTAAAATCATTGAATACACTGTACGAATGCTTTGCTACCTGGTTAAAATATGGGTTATTGGCCGCGACATCTCCGTATCCGTCGCCATCCGGATCGATATTCCAGAGCCTTACCAGCGGAGATCTTCCCGTGGCATGGTTAAACGCTACATCCAGGATGACAGCAATCCCGTTCTGGTGACACAGGTCTACAAATTCCTTGAATTTCTCCGGCGTACCATATGCTTTATCCAGCGCATAATGGAATGACGTATTATATCCCCAGGATACGTTTCCGTCAAACTCCATGATCGGCATCAGTTCAACCGCATTGATATTCAGGTTTTTGAGGTAGGTGATCTTGTTGATCAGCGACTGCCAGTTTTTTTCCTGCGTAAAATCCCTCAGCAGCAATTCATAGACAACCAGGTTATCTTTGGAAGGCCGCTGGAAGTTGGTTACCTGCCAGTTATAAGCAGTTTGTCCGGTTTTGAATGTAGAGACTTCAAAACCCTGCCCGGAAGGAAACGGCGGTAAACCCGGATAGGTTGTTGAAGAAATCCACGGGTCATCATAAGAGGATAAAATCTGTGGAGAATAAGGATCTGCCACTTTCTTAAGGTCATTAGTTCTGTACTGGAATGTATAAAGCTGCTGAGGCGTCAGACCGCTCAGTTCGATCCAGTAAAGATCAGGATTGGTCGTATCCCTTTTCATCAGGTAATTGTCATTGACCATCCAGTTGTTAAAACTGCCGATCACATGAACAAAGTTTTTGTAAGGTGCATATAAAGCCAGTCCTACTTTGGTATTGTCTGTAGGGTTATAATTAATGCCCTGTTTAATCCATGAAGGAATGGCCTGTGAAACCACATTTCTCGGAACCTGCACTATAAACGCCGCAGATTTGGAGGTAGATCCCTGGGTTGCGATCAGTTCCATATCGGCATCACCGCTTACCATATAACTGTACGAATAAGAAGTTGATGGTGAAGAACTGCTGTTCACAACTGCGCCATTGGCTTTCAGCTGAAAGGTTGCCGCGACATTCGTGGTCCCAGTCACCGTAACAGAATTTCCTGCCGGCACGGATGTAAGACCGTTGGCAACCGGATTGGTAAGGCTTAAACTGAGTACTCCTACATTCACAAAATTATCTGATGTCTGATGGGCACCTGTTTTATCCTTTAACAGAAACCCGATCCGGCCGATCCCTGTCCTGTTGTACAATACAGTTGGGGTAAACGTTAAGGAATAGGTGTCTGTTGTTGCATTGTATGTCAGTTTGTTGAGATCATTGGAATTGTTCCAGCTTCCGTTGGTAGGACAGTCCTGACTGTTCTGGTAATTGGCATCAAGCGACCAGGTCCATATATAAATGGCATTATTGGTAACGCCCCATGCAGATTCATCGATCTGGTTCCCGGGTACCGTAAGCGTGATCTGATCCGTTTCATTGAACGGGTTCGGGGTAATGCTGTAACTGACCTGCCCGAAAATAAGGGCCATCACGAACAGCAGTACGCCTGAGTAAAGTTTTTTCATACTATTGATCTTTCTTAATAATTAAATTTTATTGTTTCCGTAAATTACTAAACTTCAACTTACAGAAGGTATTGCAAATGTAATTTTTTATTGTGAACACCCATGATTTATTTTTCCCATACCACTGCGTCACCGATGATAAAGGTGTAAAACAGCCTGTCTGTATGGTCCCAAAAAAGGCCCATCAGTCAAGATGAGCCTCAAGTCAAATAAAAAAATTGAATTGTATTGAAAAAATGACCTTATTTATAGAATAACCGGCTAGTAGATCTGTGCCGGATTATTTCTTAATTATTTTTTCGGAAATTGTTTTTCCGTTTTGCAGCTGTACGTGTAAGATGTATACGCCATCTGGCACTCCTAGTATATTGATTTTATTTGCGGAAAACCGAACCGGTAGTTTCTGGCCTGTTACGGCGGTTAAAAAAACTTCTCCTATAGATGAATCTGTTTTAACAAATACAATATCACGGGTCGGATTCGGGTAGATGGCCATGGTATTCAGCCTGATATCTGATGTGCTCAATCCGGTTACCTCTTTGATGCACCTTACGGATGCTCCCTGTCCTCTTGGTGCTCCTGATGAAGCATTAGCATTAGCCGTACCGATGTACAGATATTTCCCTCCTGAATTAGCTGTATCGGAGCTCCAGAAGTATCCTCGCTGACCTACAAAAGTAAACCCTCCGTTGGTATTGCTCCTGTATCCGCCTGCAGGCAGTTTCAGATTGCTCGCATATGCCGATGCCGGACTATTAACGGTTTCTGTCCCGATAAGGTTGGTCCAGTCTGCCTGTGACGGCATTTTCCATCCCGGACCGATTGCCTTACAGGGATCTGCACCGTTGGCAGAAGTTATTGAAGCGGCGTTCGATGCCGACCACTGATCCGAAGAACCGTTTCCGGACCACCAGGACGCAGTACTGCTGCCCAGGATAAATGAACTGCTTGTTCCAAGGCCGTCGGGAGAATTGGGTGATGGTGCAGCAGCCGTTGCTGAATTCCTCAGCTGATGGCCGTCATCCCATCTTCCCCATTGAAAGAGGTCTCCATATGCATCAGCGTCTGAAACAGCACCTGCGACCTTTGTACTTCCCAGATTTTGCTGCAGCCAGATCTTTCCGTCCGCACCTCTTACGGTAGCATAAGTTACATTCTGGCCCCTGTAGGTGAAACTGACGCAGCCTGTACTTCCCGGTGCTGTTGCCGGATCTGTGTTATTACAAATTTTCGACTGGATCCCGTTTCCTGCCTGCTGAGCAGAAAGAGAGCCACTAATCAATGCAGCCAGCCATAATGATGTTTTTATTTTTCTCCCAAAGCATATATCTCCTGCCATATCCTGATTGTATTTATTATTATTAAAATTGAACTCAAAAGCAGTATGGTTGTAGAAGCGTTTCTTCATCCTCTTCCAATTTTCTGTTATCTGCTTTACTAAAAACACTTTTCAATGCCTGACCCCCGACTAATTCTTCATGATCTTCTCGGAAATCTTCTGCCTGTTCTTCAATGTTATTTCTATGATGTATACTCCTCTCGGTAAAGATGTCAGCTCAATATGCTGTTGTCCGAAATTTACATTCATCACTTGTCCCGAAACGGTATAAACACGTACTTTTTCAACAGCAGAGTCTGCTTTAATGTTAAGGATTCCGCTGGTCGGGTTAGGATAAATACCGATGGATGCCTTTCTGATATCCGTGGTTCCCAGTCCTGAGGCTTCCGTTTTGATGCACCGTACAGACTGTCCGCCATCCCTGCCCCCTGAATTGGTAAGGCTGGAAAACTGACTGATGTATAAGTGTTCACCGGAGCCGGTATATGCAGATGGTGTAGAGGTCCAGAGATATAAGCGGGTACCCGGAGAGAAAATTCCGTTATAATCTTTCATTCCGGCCGGAACGAGTTTAAGATTACTGGAAAGTGCTGAATTCAGTTCTGTGATATTTTCAGCAGCTATTGCCGCTTCCACCTCAGTTTTGGCAGGCATTCTCCAACCGGTCCCAATGGCTTTGCATGGATCTGCACCATTCACGGCACTCACCTGGGAAACATTGGGAGCATCCCATTTATCTGTGGACACGCCATCGGCCCACCAGTTTGAAGATGAATTATAGGCGGCTGAGTAAAAAGAGGTGCTCCCTCCATTCAATCCGCCGGGATTGTTCTGAGCCGGTGAGACAGCGTTCAGCACAGAATTCCTCAGCTGGTGCCCATCATCCCATCTTCCCCATTGAAAGAGGTCTCCATATGCATCCGCATCTGAAAGAGAACTGGCTACTTTCGTGCTTCCTAAATTTTGCTGTAGCCAGATCTTTCCGTCTGCACCTCTTACGGTGGTGTAGGTTACATTCTGGCCTCTGTAGGTGAAATTGACGCAGCCTGTACTTCCGGTGCCAGTTCCTGGGTCGGTATTGTTACAAACCAGCCCTGCACTGCCCTGAGAGATTTTTTTTACTCTGACACCGCCTTGGGAATAAATCAGGACCAGGTTATTATGAACATTATCAAATGCAAGGTCGTTAAAAGTAGCTTGCCCGTCTGAGATAAAATCTCCGCCCAACGGAGCCCAGGTCAGTGTGGACAAATCAAATTTATATACGGTATTCCTCGAATAATTATCATTCTCCCAACGGCTGGCTACCACGTACGGCTGTCCTGAAGCACTAACGGCAACCGCTATATGCTGAACTCTCCCATCTGAGAAATTAGGAGCTCCCAATTGTACCCAGGATGTCCCGTTGAATTTCTTCACATTCAGTTTCCGGCCGTTTGCGGAACTGGAAACATACGCTACATACAGGTTGTTCGCTGCATCAATCGCAATATCCGAATTATATTGTTCTGAAGATGATGAGGCACCCACAATGCTTCCGCCAACCAGGCTCCAGTTATCTGATGCGCCGGCTGTAGCGGAATTTTCATATACCTGTACTCCGCCCGAAACATTACAGGTATACACTTTATTGTTTGATCCGATAACCATTTCTGCGTAGGATGCTCCGGAGGAAAACCCTGAGTTGCCTACCTGCTCCCAGGCTCCGTTAACGAAACGCTTTACAGTTCCTGAATTCTCTCCCGAAAAAGTAAACAGAACGCCGGAAGGGGCTACCGCTGAAGCATGGTAATTGAGGGAAACACTGGCTGCATCCGGCAGCTGGTTCCAGGATGAGCCGCTGAATTTACGCACTTCCATGCCTGTCCCGGGCCATCCTATCTGGTTGGTGTAATACACATTTCCTGAATGATCTGCTGATAATGAATTAAATGTGGCTATTCCTGATGTAATGCCTGCAGATCCTCCCACATATGACCATGATGTGCCGTCAAATTTCTGTACAGAACCTTTTCCGGCTGAAACATCATAATAAGAAATATAGTAATTCCCTACATAATCAATAACAAGGTTGGTATAACTGCTTCCTCCGGCTGAAACCGGCTGTGTATTTCCTACATTTTCCCACTGCTGTGCGTGTAGATTGCCGTTGGCAAATAGTACACAGCTCATGGCAGCAATGCTATTGAACAGGACACGAGATAAAACTTTGAACATAATCAACTATTATTTTTATTTATTCTAAATTATATTTATTTTTGTGCAAAATTAATCTTCCATGATCCTTCTGAGTTATCATTTGCAAACTATCAGTTATCTTACATGAGCATCCCATATCTACATAATGTAATGCTTATGAAAAAGTTATCTGAAAAAAAGATGCTGTTCTGTTCTGAAGATATCAGAATACAATGGTATAGTGACCGGTCTGCAAATTGCTATCTCAAATCCGATACCCTGGAAAGCAGGCCAGGTTTTACACTTTTATTCGTACTGAGTGATGCGGTTCACCTTGAAGCCCCAGACTGCGGCACGTCTTTCCGGTTTACAAAAAATCAATATATTCTTCATTGCCTGGAAAGAGAAGGCAAAGCAGAAGTCTGGACAGAAAATCAAACAACCCTGGAATACCTCCAGATTGATATTGATTACCAGTATATGCTTCAGCTGATCCGGCCCGCACCGGATGGCGAAAGTGCAGAGCTGCTGGAACAACTGATCAAGAACAGGTTCATTTTCCTGCAACCGCACACGCCACCATTTACTACGGTCGAAATGCACATGATCATGAAAGAGATTTCAGGATATTCCAGACAAGGAGTATTGCAGAAACTGTTTATTGAAGCCAAAGTGATTAAGCTGCTTATGCTTATTTTTGAGCAATTCAGTGAAAAAGACCATACGGATCAACCTTCCGAGACACCGGAAACCGTAAAGAAATATATTGATGAGCATTACCACACCCATTTGAGAACGGAGGATATCGCACGGCTGATCGGCATCAACCAGAATACGATAAGAAAGGAGTTCAAATCAAGGTACCATATGACGGTAAGCGATTATATTGCAGAACTGAGGATGCTGAAAGCTAAAAAAATGATCATCGACAGGAAGGTGATGATTAAGGAGATTGCTATTGAATGCGGATATGAATATGTACAGAATTTCACCCGTGCCTTCAAGAAAAAGTTCGGTATCTCACCGGAAAAGCTGAGGAATGAATAACAAAAAACCACTCAGCATACTGAATGGTTTATATATGTTGTTTTGCTTTGATATTGCCTTTTCAGAATTCAGGTGAAAAAGCAATGACAATATCAATTAATGATGATGTCCGTGGTCATGGATGAAAGGCCCGTTACCTTTAGGTTCATTAAAGATCACCTCAGTACCTTCCTGCTCGTAGATTTTCTTTCTTCTGATATCTTCCGGATCAAAAGGCTTTACCTTCCCGAAATATTCTTTCAGACCTTCAGTCAGCCATAATGGAATAACGAAACCGAAGAACATAAAGATACACCAGAACCCTACCAGGAACATGATGATGAAGAAAACAGTCCAAAGGAACTGATAAAACGGCCAAAATGCTGACAAAATCGTGATCATTATCTTATAGATTTTAGGCAAAAATAGAACATTTTTCCTTTTTACACAAAAGATGCATGCCCTATTTTTTAATTTATTTTGATTTTAAATTGATTCTGAGCCACTTTTTTACTTTTTAACGGCATTCAGGACTTTCTTTGCCATGTCTTTCACGACCTGCTTCGGGGAATGGCAGTCGCC is part of the Chryseobacterium camelliae genome and encodes:
- a CDS encoding alpha-amylase family glycosyl hydrolase, coding for MKKLYSGVLLFVMALIFGQVSYSITPNPFNETDQITLTVPGNQIDESAWGVTNNAIYIWTWSLDANYQNSQDCPTNGSWNNSNDLNKLTYNATTDTYSLTFTPTVLYNRTGIGRIGFLLKDKTGAHQTSDNFVNVGVLSLSLTNPVANGLTSVPAGNSVTVTGTTNVAATFQLKANGAVVNSSSSPSTSYSYSYMVSGDADMELIATQGSTSKSAAFIVQVPRNVVSQAIPSWIKQGINYNPTDNTKVGLALYAPYKNFVHVIGSFNNWMVNDNYLMKRDTTNPDLYWIELSGLTPQQLYTFQYRTNDLKKVADPYSPQILSSYDDPWISSTTYPGLPPFPSGQGFEVSTFKTGQTAYNWQVTNFQRPSKDNLVVYELLLRDFTQEKNWQSLINKITYLKNLNINAVELMPIMEFDGNVSWGYNTSFHYALDKAYGTPEKFKEFVDLCHQNGIAVILDVAFNHATGRSPLVRLWNIDPDGDGYGDVAANNPYFNQVAKHSYSVFNDFNHTSAATKYYVERCLQQWLTEYRIDGFRWDLTKGFTQNCTANDENCTNAYQQDRVDILKYYADKQWGIDPNSYMIFEHLGTDAEEQQWANYRIAEGKGVLMWNKQTDPYNQNTMGYKENSSYDRMNHTLHGFTNMSAVGYGKSHDEERLMFKNLAYGAANGSYDVKNLNTALERMKTFGATFFTIPGPKMIWQFGELGYEFSINRCTDGTINNNCRTDEKPVAFTLGYDTNANRKAVYNTWAQIINIRNSNPVFKSKTYTIESNNLSNDQNGLITRIYVYDNLLTAGVKNIVVLANYNTSVQNVVPYFPYTGAWQNLMDNTVSNITSTTAPITLQPGEFRIFGNYTGSLSTDENVAHRLSLQVADNPVKNGQARLVYYKAKNAGIVIYDMSGKKMDSFKLNRENGTYEFRAAYPAGNYLVHLKADNGTAIQKMIIP
- a CDS encoding T9SS type A sorting domain-containing protein, producing the protein MKKRFYNHTAFEFNFNNNKYNQDMAGDICFGRKIKTSLWLAALISGSLSAQQAGNGIQSKICNNTDPATAPGSTGCVSFTYRGQNVTYATVRGADGKIWLQQNLGSTKVAGAVSDADAYGDLFQWGRWDDGHQLRNSATAAAPSPNSPDGLGTSSSFILGSSTASWWSGNGSSDQWSASNAASITSANGADPCKAIGPGWKMPSQADWTNLIGTETVNSPASAYASNLKLPAGGYRSNTNGGFTFVGQRGYFWSSDTANSGGKYLYIGTANANASSGAPRGQGASVRCIKEVTGLSTSDIRLNTMAIYPNPTRDIVFVKTDSSIGEVFLTAVTGQKLPVRFSANKINILGVPDGVYILHVQLQNGKTISEKIIKK
- a CDS encoding T9SS type A sorting domain-containing protein; protein product: MFKVLSRVLFNSIAAMSCVLFANGNLHAQQWENVGNTQPVSAGGSSYTNLVIDYVGNYYISYYDVSAGKGSVQKFDGTSWSYVGGSAGITSGIATFNSLSADHSGNVYYTNQIGWPGTGMEVRKFSGSSWNQLPDAASVSLNYHASAVAPSGVLFTFSGENSGTVKRFVNGAWEQVGNSGFSSGASYAEMVIGSNNKVYTCNVSGGVQVYENSATAGASDNWSLVGGSIVGASSSSEQYNSDIAIDAANNLYVAYVSSSANGRKLNVKKFNGTSWVQLGAPNFSDGRVQHIAVAVSASGQPYVVASRWENDNYSRNTVYKFDLSTLTWAPLGGDFISDGQATFNDLAFDNVHNNLVLIYSQGGVRVKKISQGSAGLVCNNTDPGTGTGSTGCVNFTYRGQNVTYTTVRGADGKIWLQQNLGSTKVASSLSDADAYGDLFQWGRWDDGHQLRNSVLNAVSPAQNNPGGLNGGSTSFYSAAYNSSSNWWADGVSTDKWDAPNVSQVSAVNGADPCKAIGTGWRMPAKTEVEAAIAAENITELNSALSSNLKLVPAGMKDYNGIFSPGTRLYLWTSTPSAYTGSGEHLYISQFSSLTNSGGRDGGQSVRCIKTEASGLGTTDIRKASIGIYPNPTSGILNIKADSAVEKVRVYTVSGQVMNVNFGQQHIELTSLPRGVYIIEITLKNRQKISEKIMKN
- a CDS encoding helix-turn-helix transcriptional regulator; amino-acid sequence: MKKLSEKKMLFCSEDIRIQWYSDRSANCYLKSDTLESRPGFTLLFVLSDAVHLEAPDCGTSFRFTKNQYILHCLEREGKAEVWTENQTTLEYLQIDIDYQYMLQLIRPAPDGESAELLEQLIKNRFIFLQPHTPPFTTVEMHMIMKEISGYSRQGVLQKLFIEAKVIKLLMLIFEQFSEKDHTDQPSETPETVKKYIDEHYHTHLRTEDIARLIGINQNTIRKEFKSRYHMTVSDYIAELRMLKAKKMIIDRKVMIKEIAIECGYEYVQNFTRAFKKKFGISPEKLRNE